Proteins from a single region of Granulicella tundricola MP5ACTX9:
- a CDS encoding glycerate kinase type-2 family protein, whose amino-acid sequence MYPQLLRQRLVKNTLSTNARQIFSTALEDCSVQQAFSLKLRGEMTHGICALHLKGTLAFDLTHITKILIVAIGKAALAMLDAFLPICPIPAGCTLGGVVIAPSAALQPKPGFSYFTGGHPSPNRESFTGAQTALDLLASAASKDHGQTFCFFLISGGASAMMELPLDPDISLDDTISFHQALVGSGASISEINCIRKHFSAVKGGRLALAAGKMRHLSLLLSDVPAGQLDALSSGPTLADSTTIEDCRKILQKFSLPSQFAPSVQSFFASSQLPETPKPGDFQENIFLLLSSEDLEGAARRHAEYLGFTTFIDNTCDDWDYRDAAYYLLNRIRTLQLQHGRVCLLSAGEVTVQIPTSPAGLGSSQGSEAPGMGGRNLHFTLYCASRLKSDERITILSAGSDGIDGNSVAAGAVVDASTLDGVPDEALQALQSFDSFRLLNRLGATVFTGPTGNNLRDLRILLADSTD is encoded by the coding sequence ATGTACCCGCAACTCCTACGCCAACGCCTCGTGAAGAACACTCTCAGCACAAACGCGCGACAAATCTTTTCGACAGCGCTTGAAGACTGCTCGGTGCAGCAGGCATTTTCCTTGAAACTCCGCGGAGAGATGACGCACGGCATCTGCGCCCTCCATCTCAAGGGCACGCTCGCATTCGACCTGACCCACATCACAAAAATCCTGATCGTCGCAATCGGCAAAGCAGCCCTTGCAATGCTGGATGCGTTCCTGCCAATTTGTCCAATACCCGCAGGATGCACTCTGGGTGGCGTCGTCATCGCGCCCTCTGCCGCGCTGCAGCCAAAGCCAGGCTTTTCTTACTTCACCGGCGGACACCCTTCGCCAAACCGTGAATCATTCACAGGAGCCCAGACTGCACTCGACCTCCTAGCTTCCGCGGCAAGCAAGGATCACGGACAGACCTTCTGCTTCTTCCTGATCAGCGGAGGTGCATCCGCAATGATGGAACTGCCCCTGGACCCTGACATCTCGCTTGACGACACCATAAGCTTCCACCAGGCACTAGTCGGCAGCGGCGCTTCCATCTCTGAAATCAACTGCATCCGGAAGCACTTCTCCGCAGTTAAGGGAGGTCGTCTTGCCTTGGCCGCAGGCAAGATGCGTCATCTTTCACTGCTTCTCTCGGATGTCCCAGCCGGCCAACTGGACGCTCTTTCCTCTGGCCCGACTCTTGCAGACTCAACGACCATCGAAGATTGCCGGAAAATCCTGCAGAAGTTCAGCTTACCCAGCCAATTCGCCCCCTCCGTGCAGAGCTTCTTTGCATCCTCTCAGCTACCGGAAACTCCAAAACCCGGTGACTTTCAGGAAAATATCTTCCTCCTACTCTCGTCAGAGGATCTGGAAGGTGCAGCTCGCCGACACGCAGAATACCTTGGTTTCACAACATTCATCGACAACACCTGCGATGACTGGGACTATCGCGACGCCGCGTACTATCTCCTCAATCGCATCCGGACCTTGCAGTTGCAGCACGGTCGCGTCTGCCTCCTCTCCGCCGGGGAGGTCACGGTCCAGATACCGACTTCTCCGGCAGGATTAGGGAGCAGTCAAGGCTCGGAAGCCCCTGGAATGGGTGGGCGCAATCTACACTTCACCCTCTATTGCGCCTCACGCCTCAAATCAGACGAGCGCATCACAATCCTCTCCGCCGGCTCAGATGGGATAGACGGAAACAGTGTCGCAGCCGGAGCTGTCGTCGATGCGTCGACCCTCGACGGGGTTCCAGATGAGGCCCTGCAAGCCCTCCAGAGCTTTGACTCTTTCCGCCTGCTCAATCGTCTTGGAGCGACCGTCTTCACCGGCCCAACCGGAAATAATCTTCGCGACCTCCGTATCCTCCTCGCCGATTCCACCGACTAA
- a CDS encoding FadR/GntR family transcriptional regulator: MKRREATAALTPMQAKIRPVTKVSISEDIAQQIMDLISNGDLKPGQRLPAERDLCKNFNAGRSSLREALRCLSIMGVLDARVGEGTTVAVDGVKFMGKIVEWRLITERHDIEDLLEVRMALEGIAVAKVASLGREEDLQRLQKSIKEMRGAIKDAKRFAALDLAFHVAIAGMSENFLLSDLISMIRSQLVRGLSAVLLLPNAVKLSLEEHVAIYEAIKAKDAEGARAAMQGHLQAALERYNKSVARQERTKSPRSNTART, from the coding sequence ATGAAGAGGCGCGAGGCAACTGCGGCTTTGACGCCGATGCAGGCAAAGATACGTCCCGTGACCAAGGTGTCGATCAGTGAGGACATTGCGCAGCAGATCATGGACCTGATCTCAAATGGGGATCTGAAGCCGGGACAACGGCTGCCGGCTGAGAGGGATCTCTGCAAAAATTTCAATGCTGGACGTTCTTCCCTGCGTGAAGCGTTGCGCTGTCTTTCGATCATGGGCGTATTAGATGCCCGGGTTGGCGAGGGTACGACGGTGGCGGTGGACGGCGTCAAGTTCATGGGCAAGATCGTCGAGTGGCGACTCATCACCGAGCGGCATGACATTGAAGATCTGCTTGAAGTGCGCATGGCCCTCGAGGGCATTGCGGTTGCGAAGGTGGCCAGCCTGGGACGCGAGGAAGATCTTCAGCGCTTGCAGAAGTCGATCAAAGAGATGCGAGGGGCGATCAAGGATGCGAAACGCTTCGCTGCTCTCGATTTGGCATTCCATGTGGCGATTGCCGGTATGTCTGAGAATTTTCTGCTTTCCGACCTGATCTCTATGATCAGAAGTCAGTTGGTTCGGGGTCTTTCCGCCGTGCTGCTTCTTCCAAACGCGGTGAAGCTATCGCTTGAAGAGCATGTGGCGATTTACGAGGCGATTAAAGCCAAGGATGCCGAAGGCGCGCGCGCGGCTATGCAGGGACACTTGCAGGCGGCGTTGGAACGCTATAACAAGTCGGTTGCCAGGCAGGAGCGGACGAAGAGTCCGCGATCCAACACAGCTCGCACCTAA
- a CDS encoding MFS transporter has protein sequence MKALYRRVTLRVIPLLIVLYFTAFLDRVNVSFASITMNRDLGIGESAFGLAAGVFFIGYLVFSLPSNLMLERFGARRWIGIIMVALGLLSCATAFIHTASTYIVLRFMIGAAEAGFFPGVILYLTLWLPASVRASLMALFTLSIPLSNVIGAPLSAAILSLNGRGGLQGWQWLFLMEGCPAIVLGCAVPFLLAARPQEVSWLTTDESRALGDAIAREETLAPSGDGVTFSFGQWFALFRSGLIYFFLMVGLYELSFWIPRILHDRGVPAAELGWKTAIPFAVGGLGMVLWSRFSDRSGRGQMQLAFAFIVGASGLVLAGVGTGWLPAVAGLSITSIGVLAGMPIFWAWVTAGMGAERAFAIAGINSIGNIGGFLGPYLTGMILEHTHSFRPGMWLTAACLLCGAGLTSVTSKRPGHLAV, from the coding sequence ATGAAAGCGCTGTATCGGCGAGTTACGTTGCGTGTAATTCCGCTGCTGATCGTGCTTTATTTCACGGCGTTTCTCGATCGGGTGAACGTCAGTTTCGCTTCGATCACGATGAATCGTGATCTTGGTATTGGAGAGAGTGCTTTCGGCCTGGCGGCGGGTGTGTTTTTTATCGGCTATCTGGTTTTTTCTCTGCCGAGCAATCTGATGCTGGAACGTTTCGGGGCGCGGCGTTGGATCGGGATCATTATGGTTGCCCTGGGTCTCTTATCTTGCGCGACGGCTTTCATTCACACTGCATCGACTTACATCGTGCTGCGTTTCATGATCGGCGCGGCGGAGGCGGGGTTCTTTCCGGGAGTGATCCTCTATCTGACCCTGTGGCTTCCAGCTTCAGTGCGGGCGAGTCTTATGGCGCTTTTTACCTTGTCCATTCCTTTGTCCAACGTGATTGGAGCGCCACTTTCAGCCGCGATTCTTTCGCTCAATGGAAGGGGCGGGCTGCAGGGTTGGCAATGGCTGTTTTTGATGGAGGGATGTCCTGCTATCGTTCTTGGCTGCGCCGTGCCCTTCCTTTTAGCAGCCAGGCCGCAGGAGGTTTCATGGCTTACGACGGATGAGTCACGGGCGTTGGGAGATGCGATTGCGCGTGAGGAGACGCTTGCTCCATCCGGCGATGGAGTGACGTTCAGCTTCGGTCAATGGTTTGCGTTGTTCCGTTCCGGACTCATCTACTTCTTTCTGATGGTTGGGCTCTATGAACTCAGCTTCTGGATTCCTCGCATCCTTCATGATCGGGGCGTTCCTGCGGCGGAGCTGGGGTGGAAGACGGCGATTCCCTTTGCGGTTGGTGGTCTTGGGATGGTTCTCTGGAGCCGGTTTTCAGATCGAAGCGGCAGGGGCCAGATGCAGTTGGCGTTCGCTTTTATCGTTGGGGCATCCGGTCTTGTTCTTGCGGGAGTTGGAACTGGGTGGCTCCCTGCCGTTGCGGGTCTGTCCATCACCTCTATTGGTGTGTTGGCTGGGATGCCGATCTTCTGGGCTTGGGTGACAGCCGGCATGGGTGCGGAACGCGCGTTCGCGATTGCAGGGATCAACTCTATCGGGAATATCGGGGGCTTTCTTGGGCCTTACCTGACGGGCATGATTTTGGAGCATACCCATAGCTTTCGGCCGGGTATGTGGCTGACGGCCGCCTGCCTTCTATGCGGCGCCGGACTTACTTCTGTGACCTCGAAGCGCCCGGGACATCTGGCGGTTTGA
- a CDS encoding glycoside hydrolase domain-containing protein — MQKPAHVKLLQVLVAALSSLAVFQPALAQTASADTIQALKLVAPRSGWLLADNRLFWTDSLGAEWSEITLTQPNAPLVSGAFFSQQGEGWTVESAADGTALTIAHTPDKGAHWSYSSIASPFTEASVFNGISHPFFADSRNGWISLSIQSSSAFRRGLLLHTTDGGLHWTPTPNPPVGADLLFTDTTHGWTGPGPNGDELFATADAGQTWHASNLPKPSAALAHTNSTITLPIFTDAAHGSLLRTYLGDTGTTVIRYDTTDAGATWQPTVLPASTTFATLAPLSQSLPTIALSKQTGLTSTPATLTPLHSSFSTEANGWVLFSAGTCIPQTGVCTQSRSLMATQDGGHTFLSLGRIPGLELESTQQTNVPKKISSSAAAPTPASSFPVTGVLGFDACTLPTVAQLQTWWTGSPYKTVGTYIGGNEFACASGLSNLTPAYVSSVLTQGWEIVPIWVGPQAPGGTFTYSISTTPATATAQGVAEADSAVAQMISLGMNQGSTIAYDMEAYSYTVAANVATTQAFIQGWDSELHAKGYLAAVYSGHNEFDTWTATTVTPAIDTIWFTYFFSSGVTCGTTCNTVYPTTIDLPANYWLNHHRSRQTSSSFNSTYGGLTLNIDEDYTDAAFEVATNVVLTAKKTGAGCGTIATATINNSLDTSIDTAISCGTGCTSATASFAPTDTVTLTATPATNSVFASWSGCTSVSGTTCTVATTAAITVTATFNAAPTFALTVAKAGTGTGTVKSSDNFISCGTTCSASYIAGTSVTLTVTPGTGSLFGNWAGCTSTSGTTCSVTTGTAASTVTATFNPAPTFAAALSTTTLAIVGGQSATDTLTISPQVGYTGTFSPLACSGLPTSATCTFSPTTLTAAGDGAKLTSTLTITTIPVFTASIAEPTKLVMAGLLFPALFLPFCFIRQSAQKLRRFILLSICVLALGASQFLTGCTPGNPAPYSTVPPGVPFSGTINVTITSATGVTSLPIALTITSK, encoded by the coding sequence ATGCAAAAGCCTGCTCACGTAAAGCTGCTCCAGGTCCTTGTCGCTGCCCTGTCGTCTCTCGCTGTTTTCCAGCCTGCTCTCGCCCAGACCGCGTCCGCGGACACGATCCAGGCCCTGAAGCTCGTAGCCCCGCGATCTGGTTGGCTGCTCGCCGATAACCGCCTCTTCTGGACAGACTCTCTCGGTGCCGAGTGGTCTGAAATCACGCTAACCCAGCCCAACGCACCTCTCGTCAGCGGAGCCTTTTTCTCGCAGCAGGGCGAAGGTTGGACCGTAGAATCCGCCGCTGACGGAACCGCCCTCACCATCGCCCACACACCAGACAAGGGCGCTCACTGGTCTTACTCCTCCATCGCCTCCCCCTTCACGGAGGCCTCAGTCTTCAACGGCATCTCTCATCCATTCTTCGCAGACAGCCGCAACGGTTGGATCTCGCTTTCGATCCAATCCAGCTCCGCCTTCCGCCGCGGCCTCCTGCTCCACACCACAGACGGCGGCCTCCACTGGACCCCCACTCCCAACCCACCCGTAGGCGCAGACCTCCTCTTCACGGACACCACCCACGGCTGGACCGGCCCCGGGCCCAACGGCGACGAACTCTTCGCCACCGCGGACGCAGGACAAACCTGGCACGCCTCCAATCTGCCCAAGCCCTCAGCCGCCTTAGCCCACACCAATAGCACCATCACCCTGCCCATCTTCACGGATGCCGCTCACGGTTCTCTCCTCCGCACCTACCTCGGCGATACCGGCACCACCGTCATCCGCTACGACACTACGGACGCCGGAGCCACATGGCAGCCCACCGTCCTGCCCGCCTCCACAACCTTCGCAACACTCGCGCCTCTCTCGCAAAGCCTCCCAACCATCGCCCTTTCGAAGCAAACCGGTCTCACCTCCACGCCAGCCACCCTCACGCCCCTGCATTCCAGCTTCAGCACGGAGGCAAACGGTTGGGTTCTCTTCTCCGCCGGCACATGCATCCCGCAGACCGGCGTCTGCACTCAATCCAGGTCCCTCATGGCCACGCAGGATGGCGGCCACACCTTCCTCTCGCTCGGCCGCATCCCCGGCCTTGAACTGGAGTCCACCCAGCAGACCAACGTTCCAAAGAAGATCTCATCAAGCGCCGCCGCGCCAACCCCCGCCTCATCGTTCCCCGTCACCGGCGTCCTCGGCTTCGACGCCTGCACCCTCCCCACCGTCGCGCAGCTTCAAACCTGGTGGACCGGCAGCCCATACAAGACCGTTGGAACCTATATCGGCGGCAATGAGTTCGCCTGCGCCAGTGGCCTCTCCAACCTCACTCCCGCTTACGTCTCAAGCGTCCTCACGCAAGGCTGGGAGATCGTTCCCATCTGGGTCGGACCGCAGGCACCCGGCGGAACCTTCACCTATAGCATCAGCACCACCCCCGCCACCGCAACCGCTCAGGGAGTAGCGGAGGCGGACTCGGCCGTAGCCCAGATGATCTCGCTCGGCATGAACCAGGGCTCCACCATCGCGTACGACATGGAGGCGTACTCCTACACAGTCGCCGCCAACGTCGCGACCACCCAGGCTTTCATCCAGGGATGGGATTCAGAGCTCCACGCCAAAGGCTATCTCGCCGCCGTCTACAGCGGCCACAATGAGTTCGACACCTGGACCGCCACCACGGTCACGCCTGCCATCGACACCATCTGGTTCACTTACTTCTTCAGCAGCGGCGTCACTTGCGGCACCACCTGCAATACCGTCTACCCCACCACCATCGATCTACCCGCCAACTACTGGCTCAACCACCACCGCTCCCGCCAGACCTCCAGCTCCTTCAACAGCACCTACGGAGGCCTCACCCTGAACATCGATGAGGACTACACAGACGCAGCCTTTGAAGTCGCCACCAACGTCGTCCTCACCGCCAAAAAGACTGGGGCAGGCTGCGGCACCATCGCCACCGCCACCATCAACAACTCGCTCGACACCAGCATCGATACCGCCATCTCCTGCGGAACCGGCTGCACCTCCGCCACCGCCAGCTTCGCCCCCACCGATACAGTGACGCTCACGGCCACACCCGCCACCAACTCCGTCTTCGCCAGTTGGTCTGGCTGCACCTCTGTCTCCGGCACCACTTGCACAGTCGCCACAACCGCTGCCATAACAGTCACTGCAACCTTCAACGCCGCCCCCACCTTCGCCCTCACCGTAGCCAAGGCAGGTACCGGCACGGGCACCGTCAAAAGCAGCGATAATTTCATCTCCTGCGGAACCACATGCTCGGCCTCGTACATCGCCGGCACCTCCGTAACCCTCACCGTGACCCCGGGCACGGGCTCCCTCTTTGGCAACTGGGCCGGTTGCACCAGCACCTCAGGCACGACCTGCAGCGTCACCACCGGAACCGCCGCATCCACAGTCACCGCAACCTTCAATCCGGCACCCACCTTCGCCGCCGCGCTCTCGACCACCACACTCGCCATCGTCGGCGGCCAGAGCGCAACCGACACCCTCACCATCAGCCCCCAGGTCGGCTACACCGGCACCTTCAGCCCGCTCGCCTGCTCCGGACTCCCCACCTCCGCCACCTGCACCTTCAGCCCCACCACCCTCACCGCAGCCGGGGATGGAGCCAAACTCACCTCGACCCTGACCATCACGACCATCCCTGTCTTCACAGCCTCCATCGCTGAGCCCACAAAGCTCGTCATGGCCGGCCTGCTCTTTCCCGCGCTGTTCCTCCCGTTTTGCTTCATCCGTCAATCGGCACAGAAGCTTCGGCGTTTTATCCTTCTGAGCATCTGCGTCCTGGCTCTTGGGGCATCGCAGTTCCTCACCGGCTGCACCCCCGGTAACCCGGCTCCGTACTCCACCGTCCCCCCAGGCGTTCCCTTCAGCGGCACCATCAACGTCACCATCACCAGCGCGACCGGCGTCACCTCCCTGCCCATCGCACTGACCATCACCAGCAAGTAG